Within Anopheles nili chromosome 3, idAnoNiliSN_F5_01, whole genome shotgun sequence, the genomic segment AGTTTGTGTATTAAACAATTGATACTGCCTTTGCTATTGGTACAGTAGGCAACTCTCTCTCTGGCAAAACTAATTCCAGCTGGATTCATCAATTTCTAGAAAATCGATCTTCAAAGTTGAACGTCCTCACATAAACCTTCCCGCGGTAGGCGGGGTAATTAGTTTTCTAATCATatcttgaagaaaaaaatgaatccgTGCGAAACGTTGCACAATTTGTTAATATGCATGAGAACAAGTTGTGTATTTTGGTAACTGATTTTTTTAGTAATGTATTAACCCTTTAGTCTCTACTCATGGTACTTGACTATTAAAACTTTTTGAGTTAAAGCTCAAAAAGTTTCTCGCGTAAAGCTGCATACTTCTTTCGTTGATTGTTTATATGATTTGATTTATTCGATCTTGATTTGATTCGATCTTTTCAGGGGTACACATTCGGTTTTAAATTTGAAGCTTTGTTATAGAaagccgttttgtttgtgtaacAATAAGATGAGCATCGTATCGGTGATTACCAATGCGACTTGCTTTAACACTAAAGATCGATGAAAACCCTTCGCAAAGTACCAATCAAACTGTGGCTTAAACTCTCGTTTGCAGATGGTAGTACCGAAGCGAGCGGCCATGTTGCTGGACCGGCTTATGGTGGCCCTACACCACGCGCTGGAAAAGGGCGACGGTGAagatggcaccggacgacccatcAACAAGGTGTACCGAGATGGTCGCTACAGTGGCAAGCCGACGGTTTCACTGGCACCGGCCAAAAtaccgccaccaccgagcaAAACGGAACAACTGATGAAAAGCTATTATGCCGGTAAATTGAGCAACGCTGGCTCGCGGCTTCACCCTGTGGCCAGGTTAACGGGTTTTCAATCACTCCACTTAATCTTGACCGCCGAGTGGAATCCTTTGACGGTCGGAATCCTTTGACGATCCTTGTGCTTGTTCACCTCTCTTCGACAGAAGCGGACGCGGACGCGGATGCCGAGGATAGGGTGGTGGCCAACTCCATACCGGATGAGATCGAGGACATTGAAGCGCGGAAGGAGCTGCTGGACGAAATGGTAAACTAGAAAACTGTTTGCAAATCTGTGTCTGTGAGTTTGTACCGGCGGTGAATGGGAACATTCGGTCCGCTTTGCTAATCGGCGTCGATTACGTACTCTACCTCGCTTGCTGCCACGTTCTTATGGATCATCTTCGTtgtcggccatttttttcttcacagaTGGACATTCAAACCCGCGGGACCGAGGACAAAACGAAGAAGGGCAGATACTGGAAATGCTATTTCAATGCGGTCAGttgtttttaaagcaaatcttCGATCACGTCGGTTGGGGCGATTCTGCAGTTACTTGCTACCAATTACAAAGCCAGAAATACAGAACTGCTGAGTGCCCCGTGAATGCTGCAATACGCAATACGCGAAGAGCGACTGACAAATGCACAATCGCGTAAAACTGCATTTAGCTGGTAAACGGTGCTGGTCTAGTTTATTCCAATGCAGGTGCCCCGTGTGGTGCGTAGAAGAGCCGTTTCCTGTGTCACAAAGTGAACGCTAACTGTAATTTCTTCAATCaccagaaacaaaagaagcaaattaaTTGTATTATTAAACTTATTGGTACTGATCATATAACTACGAATcaataaagtaaaataaa encodes:
- the LOC128725539 gene encoding uncharacterized protein LOC128725539 encodes the protein MRRILLQITICLVLIGTPNVWCKLSSYKSIVPPVKMKTDEIAKYSEVNYDDYPMVVPKRAAMLLDRLMVALHHALEKGDGEDGTGRPINKVYRDGRYSGKPTVSLAPAKIPPPPSKTEQLMKSYYAEADADADAEDRVVANSIPDEIEDIEARKELLDEMMDIQTRGTEDKTKKGRYWKCYFNAVSCF